A stretch of the Symmachiella macrocystis genome encodes the following:
- the asnB gene encoding asparagine synthase (glutamine-hydrolyzing), whose translation MCGILGIVAQPGEQVDIDRSALTAMRDEMLSRGPDGAGIFENRNLAFAHRRLAIRDLTGGHQPWVSDDGNCVLVYNGEIYNDDALRDELTAAGHRFKSRCDTEVVMEAYRRWGTQCVQHLRGMFALGIYDFQTDRLFLARDRFGIKPLYFSMVGRDLVFASSVAAILRHPRVSPMPNLKVASHYLTTFRVTLGRETMYDGIQQLQPAEYLIAEEGRKEIVRYWQPPQKSNEPIDYESAAAELDTTLQESVRCHLASDVPVGAFVSGGVDSNTILSMMQTSQTSGLKAFCGGGDEASPDFTYARRCASHFDCDYDEVHVDAGDYLESWQHLVAQQRLPLSTPTDVIIYRLAERMKQHVGVALGGEGADELLCGYAVQHWSGRDFTAGQSLQAGRYKGTPLEADQARESLLQQYGRLQFGSEGDHYLALNSLIPTTVKPQLLQPWAWQLAEDDHCMRGHYDRMFGDRDGEHSHRKQAAVIHQVNLEALLSRLDRSTMAAGLEARVPYADHVLVDKMFRLPMRYKIDVAEHELAPHLSSASLQQRGSLRSKRLLRTIAQRRLPSELASRKKASFPTPVASWFAGAWQPWVQQTLMTSPFARNLFQAEPLAELAANPAAAGMWLWPIVNLAVWGDQEFAAA comes from the coding sequence ATGTGCGGAATCCTGGGAATCGTTGCCCAGCCGGGTGAACAGGTCGACATCGACCGCAGCGCATTGACAGCGATGCGGGACGAAATGTTGTCCCGCGGTCCCGACGGCGCGGGCATTTTTGAAAACCGCAATCTGGCATTTGCGCACCGCCGCTTGGCAATTCGCGATTTGACCGGCGGCCACCAACCCTGGGTCTCCGACGACGGCAACTGCGTGTTGGTTTACAACGGCGAAATCTACAACGACGACGCGTTACGAGATGAATTGACAGCTGCCGGGCATCGCTTCAAGTCGCGCTGTGACACCGAAGTGGTTATGGAGGCGTATCGTCGCTGGGGGACGCAGTGCGTGCAGCATCTTCGCGGGATGTTTGCCTTGGGAATCTATGATTTTCAGACGGACCGTTTGTTTTTAGCTCGCGACCGATTCGGCATCAAGCCGCTCTATTTTTCCATGGTCGGACGAGACTTGGTTTTCGCCAGCAGTGTCGCCGCGATTCTCCGGCACCCCCGCGTCTCGCCGATGCCCAATCTCAAGGTCGCCAGTCACTACCTCACGACATTTCGCGTGACATTGGGCCGCGAAACGATGTACGACGGCATCCAGCAATTACAGCCGGCAGAGTATTTGATTGCAGAAGAGGGACGGAAGGAGATTGTTCGGTATTGGCAGCCGCCACAAAAATCGAACGAGCCGATCGACTACGAGTCAGCCGCCGCGGAATTAGACACCACGCTGCAGGAATCAGTACGCTGCCACTTGGCGAGCGATGTGCCGGTGGGTGCATTTGTCAGCGGCGGCGTTGATTCCAATACCATCCTGTCAATGATGCAAACGTCGCAAACGAGCGGCCTCAAAGCATTTTGCGGGGGAGGCGATGAGGCTTCGCCTGATTTCACCTATGCCCGCCGCTGCGCCAGCCATTTCGATTGTGATTACGACGAAGTCCATGTGGACGCGGGGGACTACTTAGAGAGTTGGCAACATCTCGTCGCACAACAACGCCTGCCCCTCTCGACCCCCACGGACGTGATCATCTATCGTCTCGCCGAGCGTATGAAACAACATGTCGGTGTCGCCCTGGGGGGTGAAGGCGCCGATGAACTGCTCTGCGGCTATGCCGTGCAACATTGGTCGGGCCGTGATTTCACAGCAGGACAATCGCTGCAGGCGGGACGCTACAAAGGGACGCCGCTTGAGGCGGACCAGGCCCGTGAGTCGTTATTGCAGCAGTACGGACGATTGCAGTTTGGTTCAGAAGGGGACCATTATTTGGCGCTCAATAGCCTGATCCCCACCACGGTCAAACCGCAACTCCTGCAACCCTGGGCCTGGCAACTCGCCGAAGACGATCACTGTATGCGTGGCCATTACGACCGGATGTTCGGTGATCGTGATGGAGAACATTCGCACCGCAAACAAGCGGCGGTGATTCATCAGGTCAATCTGGAAGCCCTGCTCTCGCGGCTGGACCGTTCGACGATGGCGGCCGGCTTGGAGGCGCGTGTCCCGTACGCCGATCACGTCTTGGTGGACAAAATGTTCCGGCTGCCGATGCGCTACAAAATCGATGTTGCCGAACACGAACTCGCGCCGCATCTCTCCTCAGCGTCGCTGCAACAACGCGGAAGCCTACGCTCGAAACGCCTACTACGGACGATCGCGCAGCGCCGCTTGCCGTCGGAACTGGCCAGCCGCAAAAAAGCGAGTTTCCCCACGCCCGTGGCCAGCTGGTTCGCAGGAGCGTGGCAACCATGGGTGCAACAAACGCTCATGACCAGCCCCTTTGCGCGGAACCTGTTTCAGGCCGAACCGCTGGCCGAATTGGCCGCAAACCCGGCAGCAGCGGGAATGTGGTTGTGGCCGATTGTCAATCTCGCAGTGTGGGGCGATCAGGAATTCGCCGCTGCATAA
- a CDS encoding ferrochelatase → MTDEYQAILVVSFGGPEKMEDVIPFLENVLRGRNVPRERLLEVAEHYAHFDGYSPINDQCRALIASLDEELQRHEIELPIFWGNRNWHPMLADTMQKIADAGIERVLAYVTAGYGGYSGCRQYLDDIEQARQTVGEAAPVVDKIRLFYNHPLFVAANAENLRAALAEIPAADRDVCPIAFTAHSIPQTMADTSNYVQQLEENCRLVAEECGVDAARWQLVYQSRSGRPQDPWLEPDICDHLRTLHADGAKQVVVMPLGFLSDHMEVIYDLDDEAAGVCAEIGLNMVRAKTAGTHPLFVQMIRELIEERINPHSERRAVGQFGPAVDLCPADCCPQPQRRPAS, encoded by the coding sequence GTGACGGATGAATACCAAGCCATTTTAGTCGTGTCGTTCGGCGGTCCCGAGAAAATGGAGGATGTGATTCCGTTTCTCGAGAATGTGTTGCGGGGCCGCAATGTGCCGCGTGAACGTTTGCTGGAGGTCGCCGAGCATTACGCACATTTTGATGGGTACAGCCCGATCAACGACCAGTGCCGCGCTTTGATTGCCTCTCTGGATGAAGAATTGCAACGTCACGAAATTGAGTTGCCGATCTTTTGGGGCAATCGCAATTGGCATCCGATGTTGGCCGATACGATGCAAAAAATTGCCGATGCGGGAATCGAACGAGTGTTGGCCTATGTCACAGCGGGATACGGCGGGTACTCCGGCTGTCGGCAATATTTGGACGACATCGAACAAGCACGCCAAACCGTGGGAGAGGCAGCGCCAGTCGTCGATAAAATCCGGCTGTTTTATAACCATCCATTGTTCGTCGCAGCCAATGCCGAAAATCTGCGCGCCGCCTTAGCCGAGATTCCGGCCGCGGATCGTGACGTCTGCCCCATTGCATTCACCGCACACAGTATTCCGCAAACGATGGCTGATACATCGAATTATGTGCAGCAACTGGAGGAGAACTGCCGGTTGGTGGCGGAAGAATGCGGTGTTGATGCGGCGCGGTGGCAATTGGTCTATCAAAGCCGTAGCGGCCGGCCGCAAGACCCGTGGTTAGAGCCGGACATTTGCGATCATCTGCGCACACTCCATGCAGACGGCGCGAAACAAGTCGTCGTGATGCCGCTAGGGTTTTTGTCCGATCACATGGAAGTGATTTACGACCTGGATGACGAAGCGGCCGGTGTGTGTGCGGAGATCGGATTGAACATGGTGCGTGCCAAAACAGCGGGCACACATCCGTTGTTTGTCCAGATGATCCGCGAACTAATCGAGGAGCGGATCAATCCCCACAGCGAACGTCGCGCGGTGGGGCAATTCGGCCCAGCAGTCGATTTGTGCCCGGCAGATTGTTGTCCCCAACCGCAGCGGCGTCCGGCGAGTTAG
- a CDS encoding sensor histidine kinase, which translates to MSHDEALSRTSNETPRWDLAAETITVRIRWFGLCVGYALVNVLERDIHNHAVMNAILTLGAVYALLDTVWSIRGKVFLSRAPLIVAVMEAVFIGLLCYFDQGAESPFRYYYFLSLLVFALRYSRWLTYSTFTLHSLSFATLVLVNRVPGPDGGLHLVAGSGETLLLMLIFMGWVTWAGTSLGGLLQNAGGRLRQMNDKLTQNQLLLEQRIAERTQELQESQAQLVQQEKHAAFGLLAAGIAHEVGNPLAAISSLVQMLNRRPTDEYTREKLSLVDDQLRRIQRTLRELVDFSRPATTQKSKCDIHEIIDAALNIAKYYKRKKGKKIVTRYAEGIPLLRAARDQLVQILLNLILNAMDATDEGGTIEISTQLKDGTIEVAISDDGHGISAENQQRIFQPYFTTKETGTGLGLFVCRGIIEQAGEGRIELRESSSAGTTFVVYVTCEVVRIHPDVLESEAVRTEMTTP; encoded by the coding sequence TTGAGTCACGACGAGGCCTTGAGCCGCACATCCAACGAGACACCCCGGTGGGATCTAGCCGCCGAGACCATCACCGTCCGCATTCGCTGGTTCGGTTTGTGTGTGGGGTACGCGCTGGTAAACGTGCTGGAACGGGATATCCACAATCATGCGGTCATGAACGCCATCCTCACGCTGGGGGCCGTGTATGCGCTGTTGGACACGGTCTGGAGCATTCGCGGAAAAGTCTTTCTCAGCAGAGCGCCGTTGATCGTGGCGGTGATGGAAGCCGTGTTCATTGGCTTGCTGTGCTACTTCGATCAAGGGGCCGAAAGTCCCTTCCGGTATTACTACTTTTTGTCGTTGTTGGTATTCGCCCTGCGCTATTCTCGCTGGCTGACCTATTCGACCTTCACGCTACACAGTTTGAGTTTTGCTACGCTGGTTTTGGTCAATCGCGTTCCCGGCCCCGATGGGGGTTTGCATCTGGTGGCAGGGTCCGGGGAAACGTTGTTGTTGATGTTGATCTTCATGGGGTGGGTGACCTGGGCGGGAACGTCGTTGGGTGGATTGTTGCAAAATGCCGGCGGACGGCTCCGCCAAATGAACGACAAATTGACGCAAAATCAATTGTTATTGGAACAGCGGATCGCCGAGCGGACACAGGAACTCCAGGAGTCGCAAGCCCAGTTAGTGCAGCAGGAGAAGCATGCCGCTTTCGGCCTGTTGGCAGCGGGAATCGCGCACGAAGTCGGCAACCCGTTAGCCGCCATCAGTTCGTTGGTGCAAATGCTCAATCGTCGTCCGACCGATGAATACACCCGAGAAAAACTGAGCCTGGTCGATGATCAATTGCGACGGATCCAACGGACATTGCGGGAGTTAGTCGATTTCAGCCGCCCGGCCACCACACAAAAATCAAAATGCGATATTCACGAAATCATTGATGCCGCTTTGAATATCGCTAAATATTACAAACGCAAAAAAGGAAAAAAGATCGTCACCCGCTATGCTGAGGGGATCCCCTTGTTGCGAGCGGCGCGGGATCAATTGGTGCAAATCCTGTTGAATTTGATTCTCAACGCGATGGATGCCACCGATGAAGGTGGGACGATCGAAATCTCCACACAACTCAAGGATGGCACAATCGAAGTCGCCATCAGCGACGACGGGCATGGGATTTCCGCAGAGAACCAACAGCGGATTTTTCAACCGTATTTTACGACCAAAGAGACCGGCACCGGTTTGGGGCTATTTGTTTGCCGCGGAATCATTGAGCAGGCCGGCGAAGGGCGGATCGAATTGCGCGAGAGTTCCTCGGCTGGGACGACATTCGTCGTGTATGTGACCTGCGAAGTCGTACGCATTCATCCTGATGTCCTGGAATCGGAAGCAGTTAGAACGGAAATGACAACACCGTGA
- the glgA gene encoding glycogen synthase GlgA, with amino-acid sequence MNIVIATSEAVPFAKTGGLADVTTALAKALQELGHDVSLFLPYYQQKQSTGAAAEFPLTSTGFDLSIPIGGKTRGGRVLRTELPDSDVGVYLIDQPLYFDRPELYTENNVDYQDNCERFVFFSRAVLEAARMLDLRPDVVHANDWQTGLIPALLKLEYSKTAEFAQTGSVLTIHNLAFQGQFWHWDMLLTGLDWKHFNWKEMEFYGHLNLLKTGIAFSDYITTVSPTYAQEIQGEANGAGLDSVLTHCADRLVGILNGVDMSQWNPKIDPHLAQNYDSATAADGKPACKAALQERMGLPQRAETPVLGMVSRMADQKGFDIIAGCIDDILAQDLQLVFLGTGDAKYEDYLTQLAAKYPDKVAVTVGFNEALAHQIEAGSDMYLMPSRFEPCGLNQMYSLVYGTVPIVRAVGGLADSVVDATPENLRSGTANGFSFVDYRPEALASALQRALDAYKDRQQWRQLVTNGMSADWSWQNSARRYVDVYRQAIQRQGLMTATTAE; translated from the coding sequence ATGAATATCGTAATCGCTACGTCAGAGGCCGTTCCCTTTGCCAAAACGGGCGGATTGGCCGATGTCACCACGGCACTGGCCAAGGCCTTGCAGGAATTGGGGCATGATGTCTCGCTGTTCTTGCCCTATTATCAACAAAAACAATCCACCGGCGCCGCTGCGGAATTCCCGCTGACGTCGACAGGATTTGACTTGTCGATCCCGATTGGCGGAAAAACACGGGGCGGACGGGTGCTCCGCACAGAGTTGCCCGACTCAGACGTCGGAGTGTACCTCATCGATCAACCGCTGTACTTCGACCGCCCCGAACTGTACACCGAAAACAACGTCGACTATCAGGACAACTGTGAACGGTTCGTCTTCTTTTCTCGTGCGGTCCTGGAAGCAGCACGCATGCTCGATTTGCGACCCGATGTCGTGCATGCCAACGATTGGCAGACGGGACTGATTCCGGCGCTGCTGAAATTGGAATACTCCAAAACGGCGGAGTTCGCACAAACCGGCTCGGTGCTCACGATACACAACTTGGCCTTTCAAGGACAGTTTTGGCACTGGGATATGCTGCTGACCGGATTGGACTGGAAGCATTTCAATTGGAAGGAAATGGAATTCTACGGGCACCTGAATCTGCTGAAAACCGGCATCGCCTTTAGCGACTACATCACCACTGTCAGTCCCACGTACGCGCAGGAGATTCAAGGGGAAGCCAACGGCGCCGGGTTGGATTCGGTCCTCACGCATTGCGCCGACCGATTGGTGGGGATCCTCAACGGGGTAGATATGTCGCAATGGAATCCCAAAATCGATCCGCATCTTGCGCAGAATTACGATTCCGCAACCGCCGCAGACGGGAAACCCGCCTGCAAAGCTGCTTTGCAAGAACGAATGGGACTGCCGCAGCGGGCCGAGACACCGGTCTTGGGCATGGTGTCGCGGATGGCGGATCAAAAGGGATTCGACATCATCGCCGGCTGTATCGATGACATCTTGGCCCAGGATCTGCAACTGGTATTTTTAGGCACTGGCGATGCGAAATACGAGGACTATCTCACACAACTTGCCGCGAAGTATCCTGACAAGGTTGCCGTGACAGTCGGCTTTAACGAAGCTCTAGCGCACCAGATCGAAGCGGGCAGCGATATGTACCTGATGCCGAGTCGGTTTGAGCCGTGTGGGCTGAATCAGATGTATAGCTTAGTCTACGGCACGGTCCCGATTGTTCGGGCAGTGGGGGGGTTAGCCGATTCGGTTGTGGATGCGACGCCGGAGAATTTGCGGTCCGGGACTGCCAACGGGTTTTCGTTTGTGGACTATCGCCCGGAGGCGCTCGCATCGGCGCTGCAGCGCGCATTAGACGCCTACAAGGATCGACAACAATGGCGGCAATTGGTCACCAATGGGATGTCGGCCGATTGGTCTTGGCAAAACAGCGCCCGCCGCTATGTCGACGTCTATCGACAAGCAATCCAACGTCAGGGGCTCATGACTGCGACAACGGCTGAATAG
- a CDS encoding DUF4190 domain-containing protein, whose product MSETQKPEGAGTILVLGILGLVLCAPLGTLAWLQGNSYLEKCRAAGVEPEGSAVGGRICGIIATVFLIIGILGGVLMMVLGIGAGIANS is encoded by the coding sequence GTGAGTGAAACACAAAAACCAGAAGGCGCGGGGACAATCCTGGTTCTAGGAATTCTAGGACTCGTCCTATGCGCACCGCTGGGAACCCTGGCCTGGTTGCAAGGGAATTCGTACTTGGAAAAATGCCGCGCCGCCGGTGTCGAACCGGAAGGCTCCGCAGTCGGGGGGCGGATCTGTGGAATTATTGCCACTGTATTTTTGATCATCGGCATCTTAGGCGGTGTCTTGATGATGGTGCTGGGTATCGGCGCGGGGATTGCGAACAGCTAA
- a CDS encoding aminotransferase class V-fold PLP-dependent enzyme, producing MGIYEDFGVTPVINATGAVTRLGGAPMPQPVLDAFVAAAGDCVSLEELQAAASRRIAAATGAEAGIVTAGAAAALTLGSAAMITGDDLGKMERLPHCDDFACDVLIAREQRSGYDHAVRASGARLVEVGFNEIVANAGVRRTEVWEYEAAITPQTVGIIYSFSPTSRPDLSELAAMAHRHKLSVLVDAAGELPPRAHLTALIAAGADLVAFSGGKAIRGPQSTGILAGRGDLIRAAALQFLDMDDHPELWEPPPELIDRDKLPGVPRHGFGRGYKVSKEEIVALLTALELFTSGAYDRLLEDDHRRLQIIADALATAPCTCQLLASSYGESAPQLEIEINESALGKTAFDVCRELRTGSPRVYVGHGKLREGVLVIQPLHLTDETATAVGVAIVKCLGRD from the coding sequence GTGGGCATTTATGAAGACTTTGGGGTCACCCCCGTCATCAACGCCACAGGCGCTGTCACGCGACTGGGAGGCGCCCCCATGCCGCAACCGGTGCTTGACGCGTTCGTCGCGGCCGCCGGTGATTGTGTGTCGTTGGAGGAACTGCAAGCGGCCGCTTCCCGGCGGATTGCCGCTGCCACCGGCGCAGAGGCGGGGATCGTTACGGCCGGCGCTGCAGCAGCGCTGACGTTGGGCAGCGCTGCCATGATCACCGGTGACGATTTGGGCAAAATGGAACGCCTGCCGCACTGTGATGATTTTGCCTGTGACGTTCTCATTGCCCGCGAACAGCGCAGCGGCTACGACCACGCTGTCCGTGCTTCGGGGGCGCGCTTGGTAGAAGTGGGCTTTAACGAAATCGTCGCCAACGCCGGTGTACGACGAACTGAGGTTTGGGAATACGAAGCGGCGATCACTCCGCAAACGGTGGGGATCATCTATAGTTTTTCGCCGACGTCACGGCCCGATTTGAGCGAACTGGCTGCGATGGCGCATCGCCACAAATTATCGGTACTCGTCGATGCTGCCGGTGAATTGCCGCCGCGGGCACATCTGACGGCGTTGATTGCTGCCGGCGCGGATTTGGTCGCCTTTAGCGGCGGCAAGGCGATTCGCGGCCCACAGTCGACGGGCATTCTGGCTGGACGCGGTGATTTGATTCGTGCAGCGGCGCTGCAGTTTCTCGACATGGACGACCATCCCGAATTGTGGGAACCGCCGCCGGAGTTGATCGACCGCGACAAACTTCCCGGCGTACCGCGGCATGGATTCGGCCGCGGGTACAAAGTCTCTAAAGAGGAAATCGTCGCCCTGCTCACCGCCCTGGAACTCTTCACCAGCGGTGCCTACGACCGATTGCTGGAAGATGACCACCGCCGCTTACAAATCATCGCCGACGCACTGGCCACCGCACCTTGCACCTGCCAGCTGCTTGCGAGCAGTTACGGCGAATCCGCACCGCAGTTGGAAATCGAAATCAACGAATCAGCGCTCGGCAAAACCGCCTTCGATGTTTGCCGCGAATTGCGCACTGGCAGCCCACGGGTCTATGTGGGGCATGGGAAACTGCGCGAGGGGGTGTTGGTGATTCAGCCGTTGCATTTGACAGATGAAACAGCAACGGCGGTTGGAGTGGCAATCGTAAAATGTCTGGGCAGAGATTAG
- a CDS encoding Gfo/Idh/MocA family protein, with the protein MRHRQTSRRDFLKTSALGTALWVSGTQSLRAAKSPNEKLNIGAIGVGGRGRADLNAVATENIVALCDVDDTRLGQAAEGHKSAKTYADYRELLQQDDLDAVVIGTPDHHHAPAAIRALRRGLPVYCEKPLTHTVREARLLTETARKMGVATQMGTQNHEHPGYVKMIDLVKQGTIGPVREAHVITDRPGRWWKQGQTVPQDQPAVPKDLHWDLWLGPAAERAYSPAYVPFAWRGWWDFGCGAIGDMAIHLMDPVFMALNLGGPVKVTSTGPAVLPASGPTEMITKFEFAARGDLPPCTVYWYEGEARPTGEVAERLPMNGSLLIGDDGQIACPHAKYPTLFTGDETKDLTPENAEEFSQTHHHQQWITACKTGSPTGSNFDYAGPFTEIVLLGNVAYRTGEMVHYDPQSMKITNNAQANDLLDKEYRVGWEV; encoded by the coding sequence ATGAGACACCGCCAAACCTCGCGCCGCGATTTTCTGAAAACTTCTGCTCTGGGAACCGCCCTGTGGGTCAGCGGGACTCAAAGTCTGCGAGCTGCGAAGTCTCCGAACGAAAAACTCAACATCGGCGCCATCGGCGTCGGCGGTCGTGGCCGAGCGGATTTGAACGCTGTAGCCACCGAAAACATTGTCGCCTTGTGCGACGTCGACGACACACGGTTGGGACAAGCGGCCGAAGGTCATAAATCGGCCAAGACATATGCCGACTACCGGGAATTGTTGCAGCAAGACGATCTGGATGCCGTTGTGATCGGCACGCCGGACCATCACCACGCTCCGGCCGCTATTCGCGCGTTGCGGCGGGGTTTGCCGGTCTATTGCGAAAAACCACTGACGCACACCGTTCGCGAAGCCCGCTTGCTGACCGAAACCGCACGCAAAATGGGTGTCGCCACTCAAATGGGGACGCAAAATCACGAACATCCCGGCTACGTAAAGATGATCGATTTGGTGAAGCAAGGCACCATCGGCCCGGTCCGCGAAGCCCACGTCATCACCGACCGTCCCGGCCGGTGGTGGAAGCAAGGACAAACGGTCCCGCAAGACCAGCCGGCGGTTCCCAAGGACCTGCATTGGGATCTGTGGTTGGGACCGGCAGCGGAACGGGCATACAGTCCCGCCTACGTCCCCTTCGCTTGGCGGGGTTGGTGGGATTTTGGTTGTGGTGCGATCGGCGATATGGCCATCCATCTGATGGATCCGGTCTTCATGGCACTCAATTTGGGCGGACCGGTCAAGGTGACGTCGACGGGTCCAGCGGTATTGCCCGCCAGCGGTCCAACGGAAATGATCACCAAGTTTGAATTTGCCGCCCGGGGCGATCTGCCGCCCTGCACCGTCTATTGGTACGAAGGCGAAGCCCGGCCGACTGGTGAGGTCGCCGAACGCTTGCCGATGAACGGCAGCTTGCTGATCGGCGACGACGGACAAATCGCCTGCCCGCATGCGAAATATCCAACGTTGTTCACAGGGGATGAGACGAAAGATCTCACACCGGAGAATGCCGAGGAATTCTCCCAAACGCACCACCATCAACAATGGATCACCGCCTGCAAAACCGGCAGCCCGACCGGCAGCAACTTTGACTACGCCGGCCCCTTCACCGAAATCGTACTGTTGGGCAACGTGGCCTACCGCACCGGTGAAATGGTGCACTATGATCCGCAGAGCATGAAGATCACCAACAACGCGCAAGCGAACGATTTGTTGGACAAGGAATACCGCGTGGGTTGGGAAGTGTGA
- a CDS encoding ThuA domain-containing protein: MFNRREMLAATVAAASTYGLGSFPAGWADDKTGKRRKVLMYTRSEGYQHASVSRDKAEYGPAELVLMDLGQKHGFEVYATKDGSVFTPENIAKYDAFFFYTQGDLSKSKSRDDAPPVSAEGKAAFLQAIKDGKGFVATHSASDTYHSPEHYGKNQFVNQPNRDPYIEMIGGEFIKHGPQQVAKMVIADPKFPGLEDRGQSFEIRDEWYSLKNFADDLHVVLVQETAGMKGSDYDRPNFPATWARKHGKGRVFYSSMGHRADVWTNPIFQNLILGALSWATGNVNADITPNLREVTPQFATMPPAPAKKS, encoded by the coding sequence ATGTTCAATCGCCGTGAAATGTTGGCTGCTACGGTGGCTGCTGCTTCGACTTATGGGTTGGGATCGTTTCCCGCTGGCTGGGCGGATGACAAAACGGGCAAGCGCCGCAAAGTCCTGATGTACACCCGTAGTGAGGGTTACCAACATGCATCGGTCAGCCGTGACAAAGCGGAGTATGGACCGGCGGAATTGGTGTTGATGGATCTGGGCCAGAAACATGGTTTCGAAGTTTACGCCACCAAGGATGGCTCGGTTTTTACTCCCGAGAACATCGCCAAATACGACGCGTTTTTCTTCTACACGCAAGGGGACTTGAGCAAATCCAAAAGCCGCGACGATGCCCCGCCCGTTTCGGCGGAAGGCAAAGCGGCGTTTCTACAAGCGATCAAGGATGGCAAAGGCTTTGTTGCCACGCATAGCGCTTCCGACACGTATCATTCGCCGGAGCACTACGGCAAAAACCAGTTCGTCAACCAGCCAAATCGCGATCCGTATATCGAGATGATCGGCGGCGAATTCATCAAGCATGGTCCACAACAAGTTGCCAAAATGGTCATCGCCGATCCCAAATTCCCGGGACTGGAAGACCGCGGCCAATCGTTTGAGATACGTGATGAATGGTATAGCCTCAAGAATTTCGCTGATGACCTGCACGTGGTCTTAGTCCAGGAAACGGCAGGCATGAAGGGGAGCGATTACGACCGACCAAACTTCCCCGCCACCTGGGCACGGAAACATGGCAAAGGCCGCGTGTTTTATTCTTCGATGGGACACCGCGCCGACGTCTGGACGAATCCGATCTTTCAGAATTTGATCCTCGGCGCACTCTCCTGGGCCACCGGGAACGTCAATGCGGACATCACCCCGAATCTCCGCGAAGTCACGCCGCAATTCGCCACCATGCCTCCCGCACCGGCGAAAAAATCGTAA